The DNA sequence AGCTTGTTTATGGCAAAACCATATTCAacaaaataaatagtttttcTATTAgataattcatacattataatatataatttttttgattttataaataaatatttttttaaatgaattttataaatatatatatatttgactcAGAATTAAAACTttcatagttttttattttattatttattgggcTTTTATATATGCTCTGAGTTATAATTAGTTTGTGAAATCAGTGAAAaggaaatattaaattttgagtTGTATAAATAATAGCAACTAAGTGCATGTTTgacattataattaaaaaactgttttttgttttttaaaaacagaaaattgttttttgaaaacaatttggcttgtttggccttattttttgaaaacagttttcagaaaacaaagttacaaaaaacaagaattttgaaaacaacaaaatgttgttttctgttttaaaaaccaattcacttttagtcaatattgtttttaaaaaacactaaccaaacatgacttgtttttaaaaacttcaaaaactattttttgttctaatttctaaaatcaatttttcgaaaacaaaaaacagaaaaacaataccaaacatgctctaagtctttattatttttttttttattgttttctcaaaatttttagtttttttttatttcttttaaaaagaaTCTCTATAGTGGCAAATAATAGTGCCCGCCAAAGAACACAGTTTAGTTTACCGCTTTATAAATCTACAAAGTCTAAGCCTAAGTCtatgaacatgtgtagctaaacacttgattatggttagatggatattgtttgacattgttttatggtattaatatgatttatttcccCCAGTTTTTATGTATTATATTTCATTTGTGCttcattatttttaattgtttggCCATCAATTAACTGTTTTATGATTTCGATGCGAGATTTGAGAAGTGAGTGTTGATTATGCTATActgaaatagaactgaatttcgatataggacgagagtacctatatagtttagatagcttataggaaTTTTGTGTTTAATgtctgttgcatgttaaatttatcacgagagtagaaagtttgcatgtaattgagatttatatatctgagaagactataaattaccttagtaaacctgttattgcatagaaattgataataggaagataatcatattaagccatattcaatagaaataattgaaatcgaagccctagtttttattaactgttAATTTCCTTATTAGTTTAATTGCTTCTTctttcactatttatttattttctagttttaatcttttcttaatttttattcaacaaagtaaaagtttaattttaacgtacttaactacaattcTCGTGGGATCGACTTCACTCTTGGTGAGTTTACAACTTattaacgatacgtacacttgtgTGTGCAAATTACCACAACAAAagtgctctttttttttttttgaaaactttatttgttattattattgtaacatAATATATgtcaattgaaaaaaaaaaaaatctctttgTACATGGGAGAGTTGGTTATATTTTTCATATgcatttctataaataaaataaataaaaattattaatcttaTATAAGATACCTcatcataattaaataaattactaCCATCAGATTATAAATCAAAGACTATAAAAATGCTCTTACACGTGAGAGCAAAAATGATACTCTCACATAAAGAGTtccctatttatatatatatctattctatataaagtgtggctatataacagaattcttggtttatgagaaattcatgggtgactttttatttatattaaaaataaaatggtttatgagaaattcatgggtcactttttatttatatataataaaataaacccattaaatcgaaaaaaaaaatacgattgggtttttgctgttgtacatctacgattaGGTTTTCTAAATATACTTATGTTATTTAGttggattttattttaaataagaatttactactatttataaattttctatttgttttttttggcTCGATCAGGTTATACTTGTTTAGCTCCAcatttattctatataaaatatggttatataacagaatttttggtttatgaaaaattgttgggtgacttttttttttaaataaaaaaaaaacaaattattagatgttgGCACGTAAAGGGTCAGCATCCTAcatttagaattagttaaattttaaatattattttaaattaaatttgaatgttttgatagtttaaccagatgagcatttttattaattccgaagataaatttaggacgaataataatttttttttaattactattacaaagtataatagtaatttttatttttatttaaatcactattatgcttttaaatttaaatgattatcacttcattaaatattattaattttaaaattatgatattaaaaaaaattaaaaactaaaataaaattaacatacgtgaCTCGTAACATCtatctaatatataatatatatatatttatactaccACAGTGCAGTACCACAGTGCAGTACAATGCAAGCACAAATGAACATCATATATGATTCATATACCTCTAATCTTTTATCACTAAAAGGGTGGGCCatatttctaatcttttatgctctacattttaatatattaagagTATTGTTATTTCCTTAAATTTCCCTAAGTGTTCTGTTAAAGGTTTATTGGCTGTTGTAACCTTACAGGTTACAGTTAGAGTTTATCCTCACTTCTCTAACTGTTTTATCTACTCTCTTCAACTGTATTAACGGTTTCTTTACCACAGTTAGTGTTGTTCTTATATCCTAGTCTAAGTTGGGTTTAGTTAAGTGGGTTTGGGTTAATTAGTCTGGTTTACTCATGCTGTTATATAAACTCTGTTTCAAGCTTTGCTCTGTAACATTTTGTAtcacaattaataaaatattttctcttctttctattccgcaatatggtatcagagcgggaaagGAATGCTTTCCCTTGATCCGTTCTTTCCTCTTCGTTCTCGCTGTGCTCCTTCACCAGCGACGTCCTATGACTGAAACTGGGCTTGCTCTGTTTCGTCtgtttctttcttttccttCCAGATTTTCTTTCTCGATATATCTTGATCTGATTCTGCAATGGCCACTGATGATCAAAGCTCCACTCATGGTGTCGATAATGATGGCATGTCTACGATTGCTGGAGATCCCCTCAATCCAACGATGCAACATCATCAAATTCAACAAGCTGTTCAACCAATCTTGAAGATCCTTCACATCCGTATTATTTACATCATGGGGACAATCCTGGTAATGTCCTTGTTTCTCAACTCCTTACTGGACAAGACAATTATATGTCTTGGAGCAAAGCAATGATCTTGGCCATCTCCGTCAAAAACAAGCTTGGATTCTTGGATGGTACCATTCCTAAACCCCTTTCTTCTGATCATATTATGTACAATGCATGGTTTAGGAACAACAACATAGTTATTTCCTGGATTTTGAATTCTGTGTCTAAAGAAATTTCATCTAGTATATTGTACGATGAGTCCGCTGCTGCCATTTGGTCTGATCTTAAGGTTCGTTTTCATCAACGAAATGGTCCTCACATATACAACCTTAGGAGAAGTCTAATGAATTTAAAACAAGAGAATCAAACGGTCAGTATGTACTATACGAAATTGAAAACAATCTGGGAACAATTGTCCAATTATAGGCCAGCTTGTGTTTGTAATGGCTGCACTTGTGGTGGTGTCAAGAAACTTCAAGAACACCACCACATGGAACATATAATGTCATTTCTTATGGGTCTTTCAGATTCCTTTTCCCAAGTTCGTGGGAGTATATTAATCATGGATCTCTTACCCGAAATCAATAGGGTTTTCCACCTTGTCACccaagaagaaaaccaaaagAGTAACTCAAACACTCCTTCGGATCCTAATCCTGGGATTGCTTTTGCTTTTCAAGGAGAAAAATCTAACCCGAATCAACCAGATTCTCAAGGAAATAAGTCTCATCCTCCAAAAAAGAATAGGCCTTTTTGCACTCATTGTAATGTTCTTGGCCACACTATTGAGAGGTGCTATAAAATCCACGGTTACCCTCCTGgttacaacaaaaataagtcAAAAGATGCTACTGCAAATCAAGTCCAAACCAACAAGGATGTAGATGATGACCAAAGTGAAAAACATGCACTGCTGCCTCAACTTTCTGCTGCACAGTACCAGCAGCTCCTCAACCTGCTTGCTGGACAACAAACCAATATTCCCAACTCTGATCTTGGTAATGGTGCAGGTAACACAGATATTGCTATGTCTAACATGATTAAATTGCCCAATAACAGCTCCTGGATTTTAGATTCAGGGGCAACTAGACATATTTGTTCTAGTATAGGGTTATTTCAAAGCATATATAAAATCGTTCCTACCATGTTACTTCTCCCTAATGGAGATTTGTCTCTGTACATCAAAGTGGCACAATTAAGATTTCAGATCATATCACTTTTCAAGATGTTTTATATGTACCCAATTTCAAGTACAACATCATATCGGTACATTGTTTAACCTGTGACGAAAACCTAGATATAAAGTTCTCTACTAATGAGTTTGTTTTGCAGGATCTTGTCAACAAGGGGATGATTGGCAGAGGTGAATCAAAGGGTGGTCTGTACATGCTTGATCCTACCCCTGCTGCTTATCATGTTCTTGCTGTCGATGCAGAAACTTGGCATGCTAGATTAGGACATTTGTCCAACAAATACCTAAATTTGTTAAGAAACAGACTCAATTGTAATACTCATGTTTTACATAAAGATTCCCCTTGTTATGTTTGTCCTATGGCTAAGCAAAGGAAACTCCCTTTtccaaataacaataattttgcTTGCCACATATTTGATTTAGTTCATTGTGATATTTGGGGACCTTACCATGTTCCCTCCCATTCAAATTTTAGGTTCTTCCTTACTCTTGTGGATGATCACTCTCGCTTTACTTGGATTTAtcttttaaaacaaaaatctgATGCTTTGAATGTACTTCCTCAATTCTTGTCTTATGTTCAAAATCAATTTGGTTGCATGATTAAAGGATTTAGATTTGACAATGCTCCTGAGTTAACCTTCAaagatcttttttttaaaacatgGAATCTTACATGATTTTACTTGTGTAGAAGCTCCCGAACAGAATGCCGTTGCTGAAAGAAAACACCAACACTTGTTAAATGTGGCTCGTGCTTTATGTTTTCAAGCTCATATGCCAATAAAATTTTGGGGAGAATGCATCATGACAGCTGCATTCTTAATCAATCGTATACCATCCCCAAATTTACAAAACAAATCACCATATGAGTTATTATTCAAGAAGGAGCCTGATTATCAACATTTAAAGACATTTGGATGTTTAGCTTTTGCATCTACTCTTTCAGCTCATAGGGCAAAATTCGATCCTAGAGCACGTACTTGTGTTTTCATTGGATATCCTCAAGGGGTAAAAGGATATCGTCTTTATGACATTAATAACAaacagatttttatttttagaaatgtGGTTTTTCATGAACATATATTTCCTTTCttgaaattaaatgaaaatactactAACATTGATCCTTTTCTTACTACTGTTTTGCCTTCTAATAATGTTTCTAAGACACCTATTGATGATTACCAACAAGCCATTCCAGAGGCACCTGACTCGTCTCAACATCTCCACACCAGTACACAAAGCTCTTCCAACAACACACCTGATGCACCAAGTCTGGCTGCTGCTGCAGAAAATTTACAACCTGTTGCTACAGAAGAATTGCAGGAACATATCACTGAACAACCTGATGTTGTTACTCGAAAAACAAGCAGAATAACTAGACCACCAGCATATCTCAAAGACTTTGAATTCTATTCCACTTTGCAAGACAAATCATCCACACCTCACactttaaataaatatctttcctATGCTAGATTAGCTGAATCTTACAAAGCTTTTATCCTCGCAGTTACTTCTCTAAAGGAACCACAAACATACAAACAAGCCATTCAATTTCAACAATGGCTTGATGCTATGAATGCTGAATTAACTGCTCTTCGTAACAACAAGACATGGAGTGTTGTTCCCCTACCACCTAATAGACGTGTTATCGGTTGTCGCTGGgtttataaaataaaacttaatagcGATGGTTCAGTTGAAAGATTCAAGGCAAGACTTGTTTCTCAAGGGTATACGCAATAAGAGGGCCTAGATTTTTTTGACACTTTCTCACCTGTGGCCAAAATGGTCACTCTTAAACTTCTTCTCGCTATCTCTAATATCAAACAATGGCATACACTACAAATCGACATAAATAATGCCTTTTTTAAACGGGGACCTCAATGAAGAGGTCTATATGGCACTACCTCCTGGACTAACCGATTCTGACCATGACTCTACAGGTACCAAACTCGTGTGTAAACTCCACAAATCGATCTACGGTCTATGTCAATCTTCACGACAATGGTACAAGAAGCTCACGGCAGCTCTCATCCAAGAAGGCTTCAAACAATCCAAAGCTGACTATACTCTCTTCACTCGAGGAATCAATGACAGCTTCATAGCACTCCTTGTGTACGTTGATGACATTGTCATCACTGGTCCCAATATTCACATTTTGCACCAGCTACTAACCACTCTCAATCAACAATTCAAACTTGAGGCACTCGGTCAGCTCAAGTATTTTCTCGGATTCGAAATTGCCAGAGCTTCTACTGGCCTTTTCCTCTCTCAGGGACAATATACGCTTCAGTTACTCGAAGATAATGGCTACATTGGGTGCAAACCAGCAAAAGCCCCAATGGATCCTAgaactgtaacgcccgtattttataataGTAAAATCCGAAGtctaattttgataattaatatagtaataattatatggatcgggatcccgagtatcaaaatactaGTTAAAAGtgttttactaatatgtacatatacatttttttttttaaaatttagcggacaagcatcctcaaaatacagactccaaaatactaataaaccgaaaccctccaggttgcactgccgcgatatgtacaatcatgccgagttccacctcactgttcctccagctttgcttttcctttacctacacaaggtagcaaactgatgagtcaacagactcagtaagatatgcaagaaatatataaaagtagcacgctgccagctttatgatcaagctgccctgagcttaacaacgaagctcaccaaatggttaagaacgttcttaagggtagtacgactactataccaaatgcactaaagtaccaactctgtacttgtgttggtagagccctaactgtactcccaggaattactaagtgttgtaccacgaacacgacgtaccctgggtactcgtgttggtaacaccgtaaccacattaatattcaaaacaagcatatacattcatatatatattcttacgctatcttacctcgttccttgCTCAAGTGtgtcggtcagcctgagtggaagtgcagctcgacgttttacagggccctaaaccataatgtttaaaatccgatgagagactcgctaaaacacttatcggggatttaaaatagaaactaaacttaaccctatcgataaaaaggatGCCAACACTCTAATTTacttaaaaacgggaaaaactagggctcgggaaaaagccccaaccggcaggccggttcccaaccggaagtccggttcctgggaccaaccggtcgaccggttgcaacAGGGccccaggaaccggaattccggttctgagctgGGAACCCCAAAAATTCCCCCCCCTTTACTCAAATCAATACCAAATCTTCTAAAAACTTCCAGAATACCTGCATACACTATTCTAAACCAAACCCAAGCTACAAATCACAACAATTCATTCAAATTCCAAAAACACCATTAGAGAGCTAAGTTTGAGTTCTCAAACTCTAACTTTGCTCAAACCTCAATTCAATCCATAACTTTAgttcaaaataactcaaacaacATCAAACAATCTGCAGAATACTAAATTAAACCGCCATAGGCTATACAGCAACATATCACTCAAATTTCTTCAAAATAACTAACTTAGGTTATGGAAAACTTAAGGAAAAAGAATAGGGGAAGTTACCTTGAATTGGAACCTTAGAACTCAATTAGAATTCTTGATATTCAGCTGAAAACTCACAGCCCCTTGCTGCCTAGAAaaatcgagagagagagaggaagaagaaggttgAGGGAAGAGTGATGACTTTCTCTAgtattttctagttttttccTCAAGAATAAAGGTTAAAGACTCTTTTCTATAAATGTAATGTTTTAAAAtcagaataaataaaataatgtaaaataaaagaataaagattAATAACTATCCTTTAATTAACTACCAATAACTTAGCAAAAGGGTTTCTAAGGCATTTTAATCACCAAAATATCCCAATTAATAACCAATACTATTAAACCTACTATAATGCCCCGGAATAAAACAATGctataacatacaacatacaactctctaaaggcccaacgCCGCTGTCCACCGCTTCCGAACACCAACACAACAATTGAGAAATTTACATGAAtagcataataaatatatacgaACTCAGATAAATTCCcataattgtattattattaataataataaaatctcatacataaaccctaattatttaataatttaaggtattaatcatatgcggtctttacacCAAATTGGATGACCAACAAGGCGAGCTCGCCTCTGGCCAATCCTTCAGAATATAGACAGCTCATTGGCAAGCTCCTCTATTTGACTTTATCTAGGCCTGATATTACCTTCGCAGTAAACAACTTGAGCCAGCTTATGTCCGCTCCTCGAACACCTCATATGCAGGCTGTGTCTCATTTACTTCGGCATCTCAAAGGAAGTCCTGGGCAAGGATTACTATATCCTGCTAACTCCTCTATGCATCTCCGAGGTTTTTCAGACTCGGATTGGGCTTCTTGTCCCGTTACAAGACGCACAACTACCGGTTTTTGCATTTTTTTCGGTGATTGTCTCATCTCTTGGAAGACCAAGAAGCAACCTACCATTTCCAAGAGTTCTGCTGAAGCCAAATATCGAGCACTTGCTGCCACCACCAGTGAGATTACTTGGCTTCAATATCTTCTCCAAGATTTCCAAATTCCACAACACAAACCAGCATTATCTACTGTGATAATCAGTCGGCAATCCACATTGCAAACAATCCCACCTTTCACGAGCGCACCAAACATATCGAGCTAGATTGTCACCTCATTCGTGACAAAATTAACAACTCAACTATTCGGTTAATGCCTGTTTCAAGCAATCTACAGTTAGCCGATGCTTTCACCAAACCTTTACCTTCCACTACTCTCTCTACTCATACTACCAAGATGTCTGTATATGACATATACAGTCCACCTTGAGGGGGGGATATTAAGAGTATTGTTATTTCCTTAAATTTCCCTAAGTGTTCTGTTAAAGGTTTATTGGCTGTTGTAACCTTACAAGTTACAGTTAGAGTTTATCCTCACTTCTCTAACTGTTTTATCTACTCTCTTCAACTGTATTAACGGTTTCTTTACCACAGTTAGTGTTGTTCTTATATCCTAGTCTAAGTTGGGTTTAGTTAAGTGGGTTTGGGTTAATTAGTCTGGTTTACTCATGCTGTTATATAAACTCAGTTTCAAGCTTTGCTCTGTAACATTTTGTATCACAATTAATAAAatcttttctcttctttctATTCCGCaatataataatgtattttttacaaaataaatatattgaaccttctaatgttttttatttttttattttaaaaaagtacTTGTGAATCTCACAAGTTGCCAAGTTGGTGAACAAGAATTTCTGTGATTTAAAACAtgctgttttttattttttggacctTTTATTTTAATTGGTGGAGAAGCAAAAAAAGATAATGTACTTTGAGGTGACAAAGTTTGTTTGACACTATCTAAAGCATGGTGATGTTTAAAGTTGACTTGATCATTAGAGACTATAAACCAAAACTAATAACTCGATTATTTTATCATTGTAGCAAACACAAATTCAATCTCAAGCACCAAAAAGAAAGTAGGTACGTTCTCATGGCACCTCCCTCGGAAGAATTGGTAAACACTCCACAAATCGTTAGCGGTGAAAGgaaacaagaagaagagaacTTTGCATACGCAGCACAGCTTGTGAACTCAAGTGTGCTCTCCATGTCCTTGCAATCTGCCATTGAGCTTGGAGTTTTTGATATCATAGCCAAAGCTGGTGATGCAGCTAAGCTCTCCGCGCAGGACATCGTGGCGCAGATGCCTACCACCAACCCTGATGCGCCTAGAATGTTAGACCGCATCCTCAGAATGCTGGCCAGCCACTCTGTGCTTGCATGTTCTCTGGAGAATGAGGATTTAAGGGTGTACGGTCTTAATGATGTATCCAagttatttgttactaatgaagATGGTGTTTCATTGGGTCCATTCATGTCTTTGTTGCAAGATAAGGTCTTCTTCGATAGCTGGTCAGTATTTATTTAGTCCTCTGTTTATATATGCTGTCCATTTTTCCTGTCCAAGGTATATGATATTCAGACATTGTTTACTTTGGTTTTGGAATTAGATTTTTCCCAAAATAACTCTGGAtttcctatatatatacataaaaaaaaactgtctcgaaaaactaaaactaaacaaaaaatatgttatgtataataaataaaaccatACCTGTTTTAACTCACGCatacattaatattttcttgtaaactaattttttcaaataaaaaaaataaaatcagaaCGCATGTATAATGTaatctataattattaaaaaagtaccaactaacatttttattttcttgctTTATTTTATAACTAGTGAAGTTATACCTGCTACGCACGTGATGCAAAATATTCATGACCatataaatattgagaaaaaaatACTACTTATACTCAATATtactataaaatattatatcactattattataattaattaaatattaattctgTTAACTATTTGTAAGGTGAAGACTATCCccacttaaaaatatatatataaatatagaaaaattaaaaatatattccaaaaaataattgtacaatatatatttataatatatttttagcaCATAAATAGTTATTATTCTATTATGTTTATAAGACAATACACACTTTAGTTATTTagcttctatatatatatattaattctaaataaatttaacGCCAAAGATATGATATGTTACAGTTgtatttgttgtttttaatactCCCGTAAAACATGttatttaaatcttatttttaaaaatataaatgactctattttttttttaaaaaaataattacataatattttaaatgaGTATACAATATAGACCaccatttataaaaataaaattatacatatataaaacattATAAAGATGCGAGTACACTCATTTttggatcatatatatatatatcaccatGTATACATCTacataaaactttttttttttaaatgacataaaacctaattacatatatattggAGAATTATGTGGTGTACCTACATAGaccctaattatatatataggagaATTTCGTGcacccaaaaataaaaaatttcattaatattttagttagtgatagtttgtttctttaatagtataattatataaagataaattatatttttagtataaaaaattattcaaaatttatcaAAAGATTCTATAGTACTGTAATGTACATCTTCAGTAGCATTctcttcattttttaaaaaacaatttgTTAATATAGTTTATAATCAAAAATTTATAGTTGTcttacaaatatttatttagttagCTAAAATTagtcaaaattatatatatatttcacaaTAACTTTCAAATTGTACAAAATCAATTTTACATTGttagaaaattatataaaacataacGAAATACAACTAAGGAAGCCATTGGTAATATTTACTATAATTTgagtagttttattttttttttttttaaaaaaaaaaaagaaaaattaaatttgaaaaaataaagaaactccACAAAgatataaagaaaaagaaaaatatgtatCCTACTTTATAATTAtgttataacttttttttaatattttatattagataataaaaatttaaataatttaatcttaaatttttatcaacttaattaaaataatattacaaaatattttttctaaatatatatacatttgtatgcattttaatattgtatataaaaaatagaaCTATCTTAATATTATGTCTACCTAAAGTATTAATG is a window from the Cannabis sativa cultivar Pink pepper isolate KNU-18-1 chromosome 1, ASM2916894v1, whole genome shotgun sequence genome containing:
- the LOC133032710 gene encoding uncharacterized mitochondrial protein AtMg00810-like, which encodes MALPPGLTDSDHDSTGTKLVCKLHKSIYGLCQSSRQWYKKLTAALIQEGFKQSKADYTLFTRGINDSFIALLVYVDDIVITGPNIHILHQLLTTLNQQFKLEALGQLKYFLGFEIARASTGLFLSQGQYTLQLLEDNGYIGCKPAKAPMDPRTASSPLANPSEYRQLIGKLLYLTLSRPDITFAVNNLSQLMSAPRTPHMQAVSHLLRHLKGSPGQGLLYPANSSMHLRGFSDSDWASCPVTRRTTTGFCIFFGDCLISWKTKKQPTISKSSAEAKYRALAATTSEITWLQYLLQDFQIPQHKPALSTVIISRQSTLQTIPPFTSAPNISS